The window CAAGCCGGGCAAGACGGGCTCCTCCCGCGTCGAGGTCCGCTCGATCGACTCGGGCGCCAACCCCTACCTCACGTACGCCGTCCTCCTCGCGGCCGGCCTCAAGGGCATCGAGGAGGGCTACGAACTCCCGGCGGGCGCCGACGACGACGTCTGGGCCCTCTCCGACGCCGAACGCCGCGCGATGGGCATCGAACCCCTCCCGCAGAACCTCGGCGAGGCCATCTCCCTGATGGAACGCAGCGAACTGGTCGCCGAAACCCTCGGCGAGCACGTCTTCGACTTCTTCCTCCGCAACAAGAAGCAAGAGTGGGAGGAGTACCGCTCGGAGGTCACGGCCTTCGAACTCCGCAAGAACCTCCCGGTCCTGTAAGGGCAGGTCAGAGCAGGTCAGAGCCTCATCGGGGCATGCGCGACCCTCCGGGCCGGTGGTCATCGACCACCGGCCCGGAGCCGTCTCATTCCCCCGGGCCGTCGGAGCGGGGGTGGGGGTCAGTCGTCTACGGTCGCGAGCCATTCGGTCAGGAGGTTGCCTACCTCCTCGGGGCGTTCCTGCTGGAGCCAGTGGCCGGCGCCGTCCAGGATGTGGGTGGCGTGGATGTTCGGCAGGGTGTGCTCGAAGGCCTTGATGACCTCGCCCAGCATGACGACGCTGCCGTCCAGGGCGCCGCCGATGAACAGTGACGGCTGGGTGATCGGGGCCCCCGCGTGCGGCTGGAGGTCCTCCCAGTCCTGGTCGAAGTTGCGGTAGCGGTTCAGCGCGCCGACCAGGCCGGTGCGCTCGAACTCGCCCGCGTACACGTCGAGGTCGGCGTCGGAGAGCCATGCGGGCTGCGCCTGGGGGAAGCGCTCGCGCATCTGGTGGCCGGTGGGGACCAGCACCGCCGGGGGCTCGGTCGGGCCGGCCATGGTGTCGGGGGACATGGAGGCGTAGAAGCCGCGCAGCCAGCCCCGTACGTCGGGTTCGATCTCCGCCTCGGCGCGGCCGGGCTCCTGGAAGTAGGACACGTAGAACTCGTGCTCCGGGGGTGCCATGTGAGCGAACACCTCACTCGGCTTCTGTCCGCCCGCCGGTGCGTAGGGGACGGACAGCAGGGCGACCGCGCGGAAGGTGTCCGGGGCGAGGAGGGCGGAGTTCGCGGCGATGACCGAGCCCCAGTCGTGGCCCACGATCACGGCCTGCTCCTCGCCGAGGGCCTTGACCACGGCGACGTTGTCGGCGACCAGGTCGCCGATCCGGTAGGCGGACACGTCGGCGGGCTTGGAGGAGCGGCCGTAGCCGCGCACGTCGATCGCGACGGCCCGGTATCCGGCCGCGGCCAGTACCGGGAGCTGGTGGCGCCAGGAGTACCAGGACTCCGGAAAGCCGTGCAGCAGCAGGACCAGCGGGCCGGCGCCCTGCTCGACCAGGTGGATCCGGCCCGCGGGGCCCTCGACGGTGCGGTGGACGGGCTCGGGGGTGGCGCCGTTCGCCATGATGATCATCCTTCAACTATGCATGTCGAATGACACGGGGTGGTCAGGCCCGTGCGCCAGCCGCTCCCCACGGTTGCTGATCCGCTGTCAGTTCCGTTCCAACGGTGCGGGCACAGTTGAAGGTTCTCCTGTTGAAGGGGGAACATCCCGCCCGCCGAAGGGCTCCGGAACGCCATCGCCGGGGGCGGCGAAGGGGAGTAGCGTCGTAGGTGAGACAGCCGTGCTGAATCCCGCCCGTGTGCGGATGGCAGCGGGCGTCTCCTTCTCCCGTGACGGCAGCCGAGTCGGCGCAATTTCCGGGGGTGCGGGAGAGCGACACCTTCCCGACAACCCGAGGAGTCATCGTGTCCGGGGAACTGCTCTTCTACAGAGATGACAACGGCGTCATAGCCACCGGTCGCCTGGGGAGCGACGGCATCTTCACCCAGCTCGCGGACGGACGGCTCGGCGAGGACTGGACCCGAATTGTGGCGGTGGGGCGGGAACTCCTCTTCTACCGCTCGGACAACGGCGTCATCGCCACCGGCCGCCTGGGCAGCGACGGCATCTTCACCCAGCTCGCGGACGGAAAGCTCAGCGACGGCTGGACCCACATCGTCCCCCTCGGCCGCGAGCTCCTGTTCTACCGGGCCGACAACGGCGGCATCGCCACCGGCCGGCTCGACAGCAACGGCATCTTCACCGGCCTCGCCGACGGACGGCTGGGCGAGGACTGGACCCGTATCAACGCCCTTGGCCGCGAGCTGCAGTTCTACCGCTCGGACAACGGCGTCATCGCCACCGGCCGCATCGACACCAACGGCATCTTCACCCAGCTCGCCGACGGACGGCTCAGCCCGGGATGGACCCACATCGACACCCTCGGCCGCGAGCTGCAGTACTACCGCTCGGACAACGGCGTCATCGCCACCGGTCGCATCGACACCAACGGCATCTTCACCCAGCTCGCGGACGGACGGCTCAGTCCGGGGTGGACCCACATCGTCGCCCTCGGCCGTGAGCTCCTGTACTACCGCTTCGACAACGGCGTCATCGCCACCGGCCGCATCGACACCAACGGCACCTTCACGGGCCTCGCCGACGGACGCCTGGGGCCGAACTGGAAGATCATCACCGGCATCGTCTGACATGTGAGGGTGTCGGCGGCCTGCGTCGGCGGCCTGCATCAGCGGCCTGTGTCGGCGGCCTGCGTCAGCCGGCCCGCCCGGTGCCAGGTGGGGCGGGTCGGGGTGGCGGGGCTGGTGGACGTGTGGAGTTCGGCGTCCAGGCCCAGGACGGCCGTCGTGATGGTGCCCGTGGGTTCGAGGACCGCCGACGGGGCGCCCGCGAAGAGCATGCGGGACTCCGCCCAGGCGGGTGGGCCGCCGAGGGTCGTGGTGCTGATCGTGCCGCTGTCCGCCCGGCCCGCCACGAGCCGGCCCGCCGCGCCGACCGCGCCGTAGCCGGCCCGGCCGCCCGCCTCCGTGACGCTGGAGGCCCGGGGCCTGGCCGCGGCGCCCGCCGTGACCAGGGCGGTACGCACCACCCCCGAGTCCGGGCGGCGGAAGTACAGGCGGACGCCCGCGCCGTCCGGGGCTGCCGTCAGCGGGACCGTCGTCGCGGGCAGGCCCGTGGGCGACGGCCCGAGCAGCGGGGCGTCCGGGGTGGGCTGGGTCCACGCCAGGACCGACGTCGTGGTCGTGGCGTACACGTGGCGCCGCCCTGCGGCGTCGACCGCCGTCACGGGGTCGCTCTGCAGGTCCTCGCCGCCCAGGCGCTGCCAGGGCGAGAAGTCGCCGTCCGGCTGCTGCACGGTGGCGCGCAGGGTGCGGCGGGAGTCGCGCAGGTAGACCGTGAGGCGGCCCTGCGGGTCCACGGCAGCCGCGGGGGAGCTGATCGCCGAGGTGCCTTCGTCGTCGGTCTTCTCGGGGGTGCCGAGCGACTGCCACGGGCCGAACGGCCCGTCGGGCGCGGACTGGACGGCGTACACGACCTCGCGCCGGTACTGCGCGGGCACGGAGCCGAACAGGGTGCGGGTGGCGAGGACGGCGACGCGGCCGTCGGGGAGGCGGGCGGTGGTCGCCCCCGGGTCGATGCCCGTGCCCGGGAGGAGGGCCGGTCCGGCCCAGGCGCCGTCGGTGCCCCGCGTCCAGTACGCCATCCGGCCGTCCAGCGCGGCGAACGCCCACAGCCGGCCGGGCGTTCCCTCCGTCAGCCAGGAGGTGCTGTCGGCGCGCGTGTAGCGCAGCGACTGGGCCCAGTTGCGCCCGGTCGGGCTGCCCGCGACCTTGCGGTCGCCGCAGCCCGAGGGGCTGCCGCAGTAGTCCTGGCGGTCCTGCCAGGCGTAGGTCCGCAGGAAGCCGGTCTTCGTCTCGGCCGTCTGCGGGTCCAGCGAGTGCGGGAGGGTGCTGTTGTGGTAGCCGAGGTAGCTCTGGACCGTGAAGTGCGGGCGGCGGTGGACCTGGCCGGCGTAGGCGGCGGCGGCCGCCTGCGCGAAGCGGGCGCCGTACATGTGGTCCTGGTGGTCGGTGAAGCGGCCGTTCTCCCCGTAGCGGCCCGGCGTCGGATCCTGCATCCGTATCGTCGTCGGCCGGTACTGCTCCAGCACCCCGGCTATCGCCTGTATCAGCTGGTCCTTCGTGTACGAGAACGGCTCCTTGACCGGGGTACCGGAGGTCAGCTGGGCGTCCAGCGCGGGTATCCGGCCGTTCCACAGGCCGCGCAGGCTCGCGGGGTTGTCCCCGCCGGTGCTGCGTGCCTCGCGCAGCATCAGCCACACCAGGTGGACCTGCGGCTTGGCCATGAGGACGTCGACCT of the Streptomyces sp. NBC_01294 genome contains:
- a CDS encoding PIG-L family deacetylase, coding for MPVTRRRFAALLTVLTAGATGVLSVATGQQTSAEATQEKNAATVLPASVTSGSVVQVVAHPDDDLFFMNPDLSRSLLSGTQVTTAFLTSGESDGRNEAHGGAARDPEQPADRTHYAEARQNGIRAAYAQMATGDRTSAWRRTVIPTAGGGRAEVDVLMAKPQVHLVWLMLREARSTGGDNPASLRGLWNGRIPALDAQLTSGTPVKEPFSYTKDQLIQAIAGVLEQYRPTTIRMQDPTPGRYGENGRFTDHQDHMYGARFAQAAAAAYAGQVHRRPHFTVQSYLGYHNSTLPHSLDPQTAETKTGFLRTYAWQDRQDYCGSPSGCGDRKVAGSPTGRNWAQSLRYTRADSTSWLTEGTPGRLWAFAALDGRMAYWTRGTDGAWAGPALLPGTGIDPGATTARLPDGRVAVLATRTLFGSVPAQYRREVVYAVQSAPDGPFGPWQSLGTPEKTDDEGTSAISSPAAAVDPQGRLTVYLRDSRRTLRATVQQPDGDFSPWQRLGGEDLQSDPVTAVDAAGRRHVYATTTTSVLAWTQPTPDAPLLGPSPTGLPATTVPLTAAPDGAGVRLYFRRPDSGVVRTALVTAGAAARPRASSVTEAGGRAGYGAVGAAGRLVAGRADSGTISTTTLGGPPAWAESRMLFAGAPSAVLEPTGTITTAVLGLDAELHTSTSPATPTRPTWHRAGRLTQAADTGR
- a CDS encoding alpha/beta fold hydrolase, translating into MANGATPEPVHRTVEGPAGRIHLVEQGAGPLVLLLHGFPESWYSWRHQLPVLAAAGYRAVAIDVRGYGRSSKPADVSAYRIGDLVADNVAVVKALGEEQAVIVGHDWGSVIAANSALLAPDTFRAVALLSVPYAPAGGQKPSEVFAHMAPPEHEFYVSYFQEPGRAEAEIEPDVRGWLRGFYASMSPDTMAGPTEPPAVLVPTGHQMRERFPQAQPAWLSDADLDVYAGEFERTGLVGALNRYRNFDQDWEDLQPHAGAPITQPSLFIGGALDGSVVMLGEVIKAFEHTLPNIHATHILDGAGHWLQQERPEEVGNLLTEWLATVDD